The Paenibacillus mucilaginosus 3016 genome includes the window TACCGAGCTGCTCATCGGCGATTCTTCGCCCGAGAACATCGAGAAGATTAAAGTGTGGGCTCTCTACAGCCATATTCACAAAACGATGCCGGCCCTCACCGGCCACTGGAACGGGCTTCATCCTGAGATGAAAGCCGGAGTGCGCGAGCTCTACGAGGAAGTGCGCAGCCTGAACCAGAAGCTCAAAGCCGAGAACCAGAAGCTCGAGCAGCAGGCCCAGCCGGACCCGGCGAATGGGCAGGAATCCTGAGCGGCCGCCGGCCACCATAGGACCTGCTATACACAATACATACCCTCAGACCGGAAAAGCAAACGATTTTCGGTCTTTTTTTTCATTCCTGTCCGGTGAATCGGTCAGATATCGTCCGGCTGCGGCATCTATCTTACAGGAGCACCCGACAAGCGGGAAGGAGCGAATGAGATGCGGTCCACTACAGAACAGATGGAGGCCGGCCCGGATCGGGAGCGGGAGCAGCCCCTGGAGCGGGAAGCTCCTCCGGCCGGTACGGCGGAAGACAGCCGGGCCCTTCTGATGCGGGCCCGGGGCGGCGACGCGGAGGCGTTCAGCGAGCTGATGGGCAGGCACCGCCGGGAGGCCTACAGCCTGGCCAGCGCCCTGGCCCGGGACACTCACCTGGCCGAAGACATCGTCCAGGAAGCGATGCTGCGCGCCTTCCTGCGGCTCGGCACACTGGCCGATCCGGGCCGCTTCGTGCCCTGGCTGCAGCGCATCGTGCGCAACGAGGCCTACATGAAGCTGCGGCGCGGAGGTCCCCACGCCAAGGAGCGGCCGCTGGCCTCCTTGGCCGATGCGGCAGACCACGCGGCGGACAGCGCACAAGAGCAGGCCGGTCTGCTCGACCGCCTGCAGGTGCAGGGTGCCGCGCGCTCGCGGGAGGGGCAGCCTTATGTGCTGCCCGAGGCCTCCCTGCTCCGCCGCGAAACGATCGATACGGTCATGGGCCTGCTCGGCTGCCTGACCCCGAAGGAGCGGCAGCTGGTGGAAGCCGCCGTGCTGGAGGAGCTCTCCCCGCAGGAGCTGTCCGCCCGGTTCGGCAGCTCGGCAGCCGCCATCTACAAGACGCTCTCCCGCTCCCGCCGGAAGCTCCGTGAAGCAAGAACGCAGCAAAGGCTCGGCGAATATACGCAGCAGCGCCGCGACCGGGGCTGCCCGGTCCGCCGCTCGCTCGACGCCGGCCGGCTGATCTTATGAAGCCCGCCGATAATGAGAGGAGCAGCCAACCGATGGAACAAACGACACCCTGCATGACCTGGACCAGTGCCGCCCAAGCCCTGTGGAACCTGACCCGCTATACGAATACGCCCGATCTGACGCTGACCGAAGTGATGGGCTATACGTCCCACGCCTTCCGCATCAATATCAACCCGGCCAACGTGGATGTAGCCGGCCCGACTTCCTTCCCCTGGCGCCGCCTTCTCTCGGAGGGGATGGCCAATCTGGGCTTCCGCACGGCCTGCGCCGAGTCGGCACCCCTGACCCCGCCGTCGGACGACGAGCTGGAGAAAGCGCTGGTGCTCGCCCAGCGGAGCATCGACCGGGGCATTCCCGCGATGGCGTGGGACCTGTTCATTCCCGAGTTCGGCGTGCTGTACGGCTACGATGATGAGAAAAAAGCCTTCGAGGCGCGCGACGTCCAGCAGGACGGTCTGCTGCCCTATGCCAGCCTGGGCCGCGGACGGATCGGCGAGCTCTTCGTCCTGACGCTGGAAGACCCGCTCCCGCTGCATCTGGACCGGCAGGCTATGCTCCGCGGGGCGCTCGAGATGATCGTCCGCCATGCCAGGGACAACGAAGAGGGCGAGCATGCCTGCACGTACCGCAACGGCCTCGCCGGCTATGACGCCTGGATCGAAGCCTTCCGGGGCGGGAACGTCAGCCCGATGGGCAATGCTTACAATGCGGCCCTGGTCGCCGATGCCCGGTACCATGCCGCGGAGTTCCTGCAGGGACTGCAGGCCATATGGGCCGGAGACCGTCCGGTGGAGCAGACCGTGCGCGGGCTGGCCCTTGATGCCGAACGGCACTATCGCCGGGTGCATGAGGCGCTCGCAGGCCTGCTGCCGCTCTTTCCTTTCCCGCAGGGCGGGTCGCCGGACGATCCCGATACGGCTGCTCAGACTGCCGCCCTGCTCGGCGAAGCCAAGTCAGCGGAAGAAGAAGGCGTCCGCACGCTGGAGGCGATGCTGGCAGCCCTGCGGGAGAACCGCCCGCAGCAGGCGCAGTAGAACAACCGCGCAGCCGTGCAGAAGCTTTACCCGCTCCGAAGCCGGAATAGCGGGCTGCCCTTGTACGGACCAGAATCCGCTAACCGTCCAAAAGCCGGAGGGGGACAGCCAAGGGATATCCCTTGTGCTGTGCCCCTCCGGCTTTTTTTTGCCGCGCCTACTTCTTGTTCAGCAGCTTGAACGCCACCCGGTCGAACATCCGCGGGAACAGCTGGAACAGTTTGACCCCGGCGGCTCCGACCCAAGGCAGGTTAATCTCCGGTGTGCGGCGTTCCACCGCCTTCAGGATCTGCCCGACCACCGCCTCCGGCTTCAGCATGAACCACTTGACGTTCTTGACGTAGCCGCCTCCCGGGTCCGCCCGGTCGAAGAACGGCGTGTCGATCGGGCCGGGATTGACGGCCGTCAGGTAGACGCCCGTGCCGACGAGCTCCTGCCGCAGGCTGTTCGTCAGGCCGAGCACCGCATGCTTCGTCGCCGAATAGCCGCTCGACTTCGCCGACCCGATCTTGCCCGCCATGGAAGCGACATTGACGATATGCCCGCTGCCCTGGTGGAGCATCGCGGGAAGCACCGCTTTCGTGCACCGCACGGTCCCCATGTAATTGACATCCATCATGCCCTCGAATTCTTCCAGCGGGGCATCCACGAAGCGGTCGAACACCCCGTAGCCCGCATTGTTGATCAGGATGTCGATCCGCCCATACTCGGCCAGCACCTTGTTCATGACCCGGGAGACGTCCTCGGAGGACGTCACGTCCAGCACCTCTACGCCGTGGCGGCCGCTTATGCGTGCTGCCGCCTCCTTCAGCTTTCCGGCAGACCGCGCCATCAGCACGGGGACGGCCCCCCGTTCGGCCAGCCTCTGTGCCAGAAGCGCCCCCAGTCCGCTTGATGCGCCCGTAATGACCGCTATTTTGCCTTCCCACTCCATCGCCGCGCCCCCCTGACCCTCTTACCCTATGTATTCCATTAGTCGCCACCTATTCGACGCCGCCGGATAGGAATCCTCCCGGCACCCCCGACCTTATTGTACCCGGTTTCGGCCCCTCTGCCTCTTCCTTCCTGATCCTCCCTCATGCCGGCGGCACTGCCTGCCGAAAACCCAAATAGGCTGCCTTTCTCCTTCGGGGAGACAGCAGCCTTGCGTTTGGGATTCCGCAATTCGGATACATTAAGCGATAAGTACTTGAATATCCAGCTCGCCGATGCCTTCCATGATCAATGGAATCGTCAGGGCTTTCTTGGCTTCCGTCGCCGCCTGCACCATCAGCTTTGGAGGCGTGATATCCACGACAACCCCCTGATTGAAGAGCATCGTGCTGGCGTTGCCGCTGATCATGTTGCCGAGCTCCGAGATGGCGCTCTTGCTCATCTCATCCATCTCTGTAATGGAATAACCGCCCATCATGGCCGAGACCACTTTCTTCGCCACATCTTCATGCAGGCCGAATACGATGTCCCCTTCCATTTGTCCCGTCATGCCGATCTGAATCCAGATGTACTGCTCGCTGATTACGACTTCCTTCACTCCGAGCTGGCCTGTGGACGGACGGACGTTGGCTACCTGCTCTATGACAACGCGGGCCGATTCCAGAAACGGATTAATAAGTTCTGCCTTCATGTAATGTCCGGTCTCCTTTTTCGACGAATCTACATAACCCTTAAGGACTATATTGTTATTCCATTATACCTATTATCGGCACATTCGTATAGTTTCTTTATGGGACTTAAGGTAGAAAAGGATGGAAAAAGGCCTCGCCAATTTATGGCATTTCTGGCGGCAGACTCGGGTCGTACATCATGATGGCGTGGTTGTCGGTGAGATGCTGCTGTTCCAGCAGCAGGCCCTCCGGATTCCACACATTGCGGCAGATGGTATTGTGACGGATATAGCCGCCCCAAAGTTCCTGGGTGAACCAATGCTTCTTCTCCACAATCTCGTAACGGTGCATCGCCGGACGGTCCGAGCGCCAGGTGCCGATGAGGTGGGTATCGCTCAGCTCCAGGCTGATCTGGTACAGCGCATCCGTCCCGTTCACCGCCTGAAGATCCAGATAATTATAAAAGCAGGTCGCCCCCGTGCCGAAGGGCTGGGTCCGGCCCGCATCCGGGAACACATCGTATCCGTGACGGCAGCGTTCTGTAATCTGAACCGGCGTGTGGAGCATCATCCAGTACAGGAGGTTCGAGAGCTGGCACAGCCCGCCGCCGATTCCGCTCCGGACGGTCCCCCGGTGCAGCACCATCCCCTCGAGGTACCCTTTGGACCGTGCAGGCCGGCCGATGGTCTTCCAGTAGGAGAATGTCTGCCCCGGTCTCAGCAGCAGTCCGTCGATCCGGGCGGCCGCCAGCCGAAGGTTCGTCACCTTGTTGATCTGCAGCTGCATGTCCACATCCTTCAGCTGCCGGAGCAGCGGCGTCCGGTGGGTGAACACGACGTACGGCAGGAGCTCCCTGCTGCGCTCCGAAGCGTAGTCGCTGCCCGAGGTCAGCCACTGCAGCCTGCGGCGGGCCCGGTAATAAGCGACGCCTGCAGCGAGCCGCAGCGGGGAGCGGTCCTTGGGCGCCGGAATGGGATTTCGGAGATTCATGGGCTAAAGCTCCTTTATCGTAATAGAGGACATCTGCGGCTGCGGCTGCCGGGCTGGGGAATCCTGCAGAAGAAAGCACGGCCGGACCACGGTACGCTAAGCCCCCGTCTCCCAGCCCCAGCTGTCATAGAACAACCCGCTGCGCACCTGCTCCACAGCCCGCCGCACGTGAGGAATCGTATCCTCCGGCAGGGCGTCGAGCGGCGCCCAGACGAGCTCGGAGCATTTATCCGGCTCCATGTTGGCCGGCTCTCCCTGCCATGACCGCACGGTCAGGTAAAAATCAATCCATTCCCCCGAGTCCGAATGTCGGTGCATCACGGCCGCCACGGCCAGATCGTCCGGTTCGATCTCCACGCCGACTTCCTCCCGCGCTTCCCGCAGGGCCGCCTGCCGGACCTCCTCGCCGCCGTCCAGCTTGCCTGCGACGAGGCTCAGCTTGCCGTCTTCATATTTGGTATTGCACCGCCTCAGCATAAGCAGCCTGCCTTCCTGAATGAACAGGAGGTAGACTGCACTGTAGACGCTGAACCATGTGGGTCTGCCCATAGAACTTTCCCCTCCTTTCTGCCTGAATCTTGCTGCCGCCATGAGACCATCTCATCGTCAGCAGAGAGTGAGGAGTTTCGACATCCTTCTCATATGTATTCGCAGCAAGCCCCCGCCATTCATAGCGGAGGCTCCTGAGATTAGACGCGCGTTATCCTGCGAAAGTTTCCTTGCTTGTGGGGCCGCTACATCCGCATCCCGATGCCGTTGCCCGAAGTATACCGCCTTAGGCCCAGTTGGAATATCCCCATGCCGATGATCGTCAGCAGAAGCGACACGCCGAGAGCCTGCAGCGTGAACCCGAGATCCGCCTCCCGCAGCAGCCCGATCGGCAGATACGAGATGAAGCCGGCGGGAATCACGGTGAACAGCAGCAGACGCCCCCAGCCGCTGAAGATGCCGGTCGGATAGGTGGAGAAGGCCAGGATCGCCTGGAACAGCTGGTGCCCGATCCCCTCGGCCTGCCCGATGAAGAAGGCGAGCGACTGCACCGTCACCACGAAGAACAGGAAGATCAGCATCGCGATGAGCAGCGCCAGGGCGAACCGGAGGATGCCCCAGGGGGACAGCTCCCCGAACATGGCGTACAGGATGAGCGCGAACAGCACATCACCGATCGCAGACAGGGACATCCGCGACACAAGCAGGTGGAGCAGCACCGGCTTCGGCTGCGCCAGATAGACGTCGAGCTGTCCGCCGGCGACGAGAGAGGCGAGCCGGTAGGCGTTGCCGAAGAATACCGCCGACAGCCCGAACCCTCCTGAGCTCACCGCCCACATCATCATGACATCCTGCAGCGTCCAGCCGTTCACCACGGGGAATCGCTGAAAATACAGCCCCCAGAACAAGATCCATACCGTATTGTTGACCATCATCATGCCCGCCGTCATCAGGAAGCTCATCCGGAACTCCATTGCCCCCGCAAGATTCAGCTTCCAGCAGGTCCATACCCAGGCGGCGAGCCCCTTTGCCCGGTACCCGTTCATTCGTCTCACCCTCCGTTCACATTCAGCTTGCGCACGCCGCGGCTGTAGATCCACAGCGTCAGCGCCGTGAGCAGCACGATCCACCCCAGCTGGATAAGCAGCATGGAGGAGAGATCCGCCTCCCGCCAGTTCACGGCCGTCTTGGCCGGGAAGTACAGGACCGCCTGCATCGGCAGCCAGCGGCACACCTCCTGCAGCTTCTCCGGGAACAGCTCCAGAGGCATCAGCATGCCTCCGACCGTGAAGAGCAGCTTGTGGTACACGAACTCGAGCCCCCGGGTTTCCTCGATCCAGAAGGCGCAGAGCGCCAGCATCATGTTCATCAGGAAGTTGACCGTCACCGCCCCGATCCCCACGAGGAAGAATCCCGCCCAGCCGGGACCGAAGTCCGGCCAGCCGAAGACGGCGATCCCGAGCGTACAGCCCACGGCGAGGTTGACCAGGACGCGGACCGCCACCTCGCTGGCATACGAGGCATAGTGGTATCCGATATAGCTGAGCGGGCGGGTCAGCCGGTAAGCGACGTCGCCGCTTTTGACCTCTTCCTCCACCCGGGTCGTCAGGCTCGGGAACGCCATGGCGAGCGACTCGGCGAAGAGGATGTACCAGAGGATGCCCTCCAGGCTGTACCCCTCGATCGTCGCGCTGCCCTCCCCGCGGTAGGTCGCCTGCCACAGCTGCAGGAAGATATACATGATGATGACCAGGAATACCGTCCGCAGCAAAAAATCCGTGACGTAAGCGAGGTGGTTGCGCAGCGAGATCTGTCCCACCGCGGTATACTTGAGCACCTTAGCCCGCATGGCTGCCTCCCCTCTCCCGCTCGTAAATGTGCGTGATGACCGCCTCCATCGGCGGGTCCTCGACCGTGATGTCCGACACGCGGTAAGCCCCGACCAGATGCGTCAGCACCTCCTGCGTGGAGACCGCGGCCGTATCGACCGCAAGCTTCAGGCTCGTGCCCGTCTGCTCCAGCACCTCCACCCCGCGGAAGCGCAGCAGCTCGCCGGGCTCCAGCAGCTGGAGGGAGATCGTTTTGCCCGTCAGCAGATCCCGCTTCATCGAATCGACCGTGTCGTCGAAGATGACCTCGCCGTAGTTGATCACGACCGCCCTCCGGCACAGATGCTCGATATCCCCAGGGTCATGGGATGTGAGGAAGACGGTCGTGCCCTCCTCCCGGTTCATCTCCAGGATGAGCTCGCGGATCTTCGCCTTGACGACCACATCAAGGCCGATCGTCGGCTCGTCGAGGAACAGGATCTGCGGCCGGTGGAGCACCGCGGCGGCGATCTCGCAGCGCATCCGCTCGCCGAGCGACAGCTTGCGCACCGGCGTGTGCAGGTACGGTTCGAGCTCGAAGCGCCGAACAAGCTCGTCACGCCGCGCGTGGTAATCGTTCCGCTTCAGCTCGTAGATGCGGCTCATCAGCTCGAACGAATCCGCAGGCGGCAGGTGGTACCACAGCTGCGACTTCTGGCCGAAGACCGAGCCGATCCGGTAGGCGAGCCGGCTGCGCTGCGTCCAGGGACAGAGACCGAGCACCTCGGCGCGTCCGTCCGACGGATGAAGAATGCCGGTGAGCATCTTGATCGTCGTCGACTTGCCGGCACCGTTCGGGCCGAGGAAGGCCAGCGTCTCCCCCTGCCCGACCTGAAGGTCGATGCCGTTCACCGCCACCTTCTCCGCATAGCGGGGCCGCAGCAGGGAGCGGAGGCTCGCCCCGATCCCCTCCTCCTTCCGCTTGACGGCGAACTTCTTGCTGAGCTTCTGCACCTGAATACATGACATACCGGCTGCACACTCCTCTCTCTTCTCGCGATAACGGCCGCCTGCGGGCTTCCCGGGGCGTCCTCTGCTCTGGTACAGCAAAAAAGACCCTCGTGCCTCCCCGCCCGGCCGGCGGAGGAACTTGCACGAAGGTCTTTTATCCCTACGGTGTAGCGCGGCCCTATGCGGCCGTGCCGGCTTCGCTTGGTTCGCCCGCCCAAGCAGGCTGCGGTACAGCCGCCCGGCGTCGGATCCCTAGAAGCCCTTCCCCATCATTTCGCAATAGCTTACATGGGATAATACCACGGGATGTAAGGATTGGCAATACTGGATTTTGCTGTCTTGTCCTGCCCCCGTTATACCTTCGAGGCAATCTCCTCTTTGAAGCGGAGCAGCGCCTCATCCGTGTCGGTCGTATACCCACATTCGAGTCCGACATAGCCGTTGAAGCCTGTATCCCGGATCGCCCGGAGAATGTTAATGTAGTTGAGCTCGCCGGTGCCCGGCTGCTTGCGCCCCGGGTTGTCCGCAATGTGATAGTGGTTGATCTGGGGGGCATATTGGACCGCATTGCGGATCACGTTGCCCTCCGTGATCTGCTGGTGGTACACGTCGAAGACCAGCTTGACGCGGTCGCTGCCGACCCGGTCGATGACCTCCGCCGACTCGCCGGAAGCCTGCAGGAAGTGTCCCGGGTGGTCGACCAGCCCGTTGAGCGGCTCCACCTCCAGCACGAGGTCCGTGCCTTCCAGCAGCTGGGCGCAGCGCTTCAGCGTCTCGACCATAGCGTCGCGCTGTTCTTCGCGCGGCACGCCTTCGCGAACTGCACCGGTCTGCGTAATGATCGAGCGGGTGCCGAGCACCCGGCACGCTTCGATCGTCTCCCGCAGGCCGGCAAGATAGTCCTCGCGCTTCGCCGGGTCGACGAGGTTGAACTCCTTGGTGCAGGTGGCGATGATGCCTGCGCCGATCTTCTCCTGCTCCCGCGCGAAGGCGCTGAGGTCGCCGAGCTGCCACCAGGCGTACAGCTCGAGTCCGCCGAAGCCGTGCTCTTTGATTTTGCGCAGATGATACAGGGCGTCCTGGCCCGGGTAAGCTCCGATACACAGCGAATACTGCATGGAATTCTCTCCTTTGAGGTGCGTGGTTGTGGTGGGGCTGGCAGTGCAGACCGGTGCTTACTCGTGAAGCTTGTATGATTGCGGGTGGGGCGTGGCCGGCCTTTATTCTTCCGGCTTGTAGATCGAGCCGAGGAACAGCAGGCTGCCGGTCTCCGAGCTCTGGATGGCCAGCAGGAATGGGCGGTTCACGGTCATGTGGAAGGGGTGGACAGCACTCACCGAAGTACTCTTCGTTATTCCGATGGAAGTTACGGCAGCCGCCTCCGTCCCCTCTTCGTCTACCTGAAGATAGCTCTTATGGGCGACTTCGGAGATCTTAACGGGCTCTTCCGATATTCCGCTGAACTTCGCTGCCCCATCCACGAAGGCTTCCCGCATCCCAAGCTCCTTCAGAGCCGGGATGAGATCGTAGGAGGCCTCCAGCTTAAAACGCGGAAGCTCGATCGTCCCCTCTGTATAGGGCATCTGCCGGGTCCAGAACGCTTCGTCCTTTCCCAGCTGCTCCTGCAGCTTCGCCAGACTCCAGCCTTCGTCCGGGAGCACGACGAGCATGCTGATTTTCTCCCCTCGGTACGGCAGACGGATCGCTTGATATCCGTCCTTCTGCTGATAGGCGAACCGGCCGCTCCGCTTCATCATCTTCACTTCCGTCCGCGCATCCGGTGAGGCGTAGAAGGGGGCGGGCACCGTGTCCTCCTTCAGGAAAGGAAGGGACCAGGTGCCGTGAAAATACACGGCATTAATCAGGTACATGATAAGGTCCTCGGGGATGGGCGCCTTCACAATGCCCTGGATCTTCTCCTCCGTCCGCTTCCTTACCCATTCGTTGATGAGATCGGCGGCTGAATCCTTGGTAAAATCCAGTTCGGACACCTCAGCGCCGTACTCTTCCCGGTTCCGCTTCACGAAATCCTCCCGGATCTCGAAGTCCTTCCGAAGCCAGATCGAATTCGCAATGTTCAGCCGGTTCCCCGCCCCGGAATGCTCCAGAAGGTCCTTCAACACCCGGCTGCCCCGGTTCCATTCTTCCAGGTTCAAACCCACCGCCTGCAGCACCCGCCCGATCTCCTGCCGCGTCGTCCCTTCGGCGCCATGATACACCATGGAGAGCGCGGCGGCGGCACTATACGGGGAGACAAATAAGTTCTGCGCCGGATGCTCTGCAGCCAGCTGCCCGTGCAGACGGAGCCCAAAGGCGTTCTGTGCGGACACGACCCGCTTGTCGAGATCGGCCGGGGTGAAGGTGCGCTTCGCTTCGGAGGAATCGAATGCAGCGGGAGCTTCCTTTGGCAATGGCGTCTCCTGCACGGCAGGCGGCTTGCTTCCGCAGGCTGCCATAAGCACGGCGGCGGCCAATAGAACGGCCAGCGTCCCTTTCCTGCCCTGAATTCGTTGTCTGGTCATTGTCTCTCGCCCCTCTTTATCCACTTATATCCACATGGACGGATGAGGGGATGCAGAGGTTGCATGGCAGGCACACACTTATTCCTCCGGCTTGTAGATCGATCCGAGGAACAGCAGGCTGCCGGTCTCCGAGCTCTGGATGGCGAGGAGGAACGGGCGGTTCACGGTCATGTGGAAGGGCCCGTCCTCGGGCGGTGCGGAGCCCGCCATATTCAACGCGGTAACCGCCGCCGCTTCCGTACCCTCTTCGTCCACGCGGATGTACGTCTTATGCCTCGCCCCGCTGAGATAAAGCACCTTCTCCGAACCCGAGATGCCGGTGAATTCGGCCTTCTCAGGATCGAAAGCCGTCTCCATTCCGAGCCCCTTCAGAGCCTCATTGAGCGTGTAATCCCCTTCGAGCTTGAACCGGGGGAGCTCCACCGTACCCTGCCGGCGGGGCATGTCCCTGCGCCAGAATTCCGTATCCGCCCCCAGCTTCTCCTGCACCTGAGCCAGGCTCAGACCTTCATCCGGCAGCACAAGAAGCATATGGAACGGTCCTCCCTCGTAAGACAGTCGGACGGCTTGATAGCCCATCTCCTGAAGGTAAGGGTACTGCCCTTGGCCCCGCATCATTTGTACGGATACGGCAGGCCCATCCGCAGTCGGGTAAAACTCCTTCGTTCCTGTGGCGCTCTTCTCAAACGGGTCAGCCCAGCGCCCCTTGAAATAGACGGCGTTGATCAAGTACATAAGCGTGCTGCCGGGAATGGGATCTTCTACAACAGCCTGAATTCGGCCTCCGGTGCTGTTCTTGACCCAGTTATTCATGGTTTTGGCGGCCTTCCGATGGCTGAAATCCAGCTCTCTCACTTCTGCACCGTAATCCTCC containing:
- a CDS encoding YusU family protein, yielding MNSQALDEFEGLVAKFTELLIGDSSPENIEKIKVWALYSHIHKTMPALTGHWNGLHPEMKAGVRELYEEVRSLNQKLKAENQKLEQQAQPDPANGQES
- a CDS encoding RNA polymerase sigma factor, with protein sequence MRSTTEQMEAGPDREREQPLEREAPPAGTAEDSRALLMRARGGDAEAFSELMGRHRREAYSLASALARDTHLAEDIVQEAMLRAFLRLGTLADPGRFVPWLQRIVRNEAYMKLRRGGPHAKERPLASLADAADHAADSAQEQAGLLDRLQVQGAARSREGQPYVLPEASLLRRETIDTVMGLLGCLTPKERQLVEAAVLEELSPQELSARFGSSAAAIYKTLSRSRRKLREARTQQRLGEYTQQRRDRGCPVRRSLDAGRLIL
- a CDS encoding SDR family NAD(P)-dependent oxidoreductase: MEWEGKIAVITGASSGLGALLAQRLAERGAVPVLMARSAGKLKEAAARISGRHGVEVLDVTSSEDVSRVMNKVLAEYGRIDILINNAGYGVFDRFVDAPLEEFEGMMDVNYMGTVRCTKAVLPAMLHQGSGHIVNVASMAGKIGSAKSSGYSATKHAVLGLTNSLRQELVGTGVYLTAVNPGPIDTPFFDRADPGGGYVKNVKWFMLKPEAVVGQILKAVERRTPEINLPWVGAAGVKLFQLFPRMFDRVAFKLLNKK
- a CDS encoding chemotaxis protein CheX, which produces MKAELINPFLESARVVIEQVANVRPSTGQLGVKEVVISEQYIWIQIGMTGQMEGDIVFGLHEDVAKKVVSAMMGGYSITEMDEMSKSAISELGNMISGNASTMLFNQGVVVDITPPKLMVQAATEAKKALTIPLIMEGIGELDIQVLIA
- a CDS encoding VanW family protein, with the translated sequence MNLRNPIPAPKDRSPLRLAAGVAYYRARRRLQWLTSGSDYASERSRELLPYVVFTHRTPLLRQLKDVDMQLQINKVTNLRLAAARIDGLLLRPGQTFSYWKTIGRPARSKGYLEGMVLHRGTVRSGIGGGLCQLSNLLYWMMLHTPVQITERCRHGYDVFPDAGRTQPFGTGATCFYNYLDLQAVNGTDALYQISLELSDTHLIGTWRSDRPAMHRYEIVEKKHWFTQELWGGYIRHNTICRNVWNPEGLLLEQQHLTDNHAIMMYDPSLPPEMP
- a CDS encoding NUDIX hydrolase, giving the protein MGRPTWFSVYSAVYLLFIQEGRLLMLRRCNTKYEDGKLSLVAGKLDGGEEVRQAALREAREEVGVEIEPDDLAVAAVMHRHSDSGEWIDFYLTVRSWQGEPANMEPDKCSELVWAPLDALPEDTIPHVRRAVEQVRSGLFYDSWGWETGA
- a CDS encoding ABC transporter permease — translated: MNGYRAKGLAAWVWTCWKLNLAGAMEFRMSFLMTAGMMMVNNTVWILFWGLYFQRFPVVNGWTLQDVMMMWAVSSGGFGLSAVFFGNAYRLASLVAGGQLDVYLAQPKPVLLHLLVSRMSLSAIGDVLFALILYAMFGELSPWGILRFALALLIAMLIFLFFVVTVQSLAFFIGQAEGIGHQLFQAILAFSTYPTGIFSGWGRLLLFTVIPAGFISYLPIGLLREADLGFTLQALGVSLLLTIIGMGIFQLGLRRYTSGNGIGMRM
- a CDS encoding ABC transporter permease → MRAKVLKYTAVGQISLRNHLAYVTDFLLRTVFLVIIMYIFLQLWQATYRGEGSATIEGYSLEGILWYILFAESLAMAFPSLTTRVEEEVKSGDVAYRLTRPLSYIGYHYASYASEVAVRVLVNLAVGCTLGIAVFGWPDFGPGWAGFFLVGIGAVTVNFLMNMMLALCAFWIEETRGLEFVYHKLLFTVGGMLMPLELFPEKLQEVCRWLPMQAVLYFPAKTAVNWREADLSSMLLIQLGWIVLLTALTLWIYSRGVRKLNVNGG
- a CDS encoding ABC transporter ATP-binding protein, whose protein sequence is MSCIQVQKLSKKFAVKRKEEGIGASLRSLLRPRYAEKVAVNGIDLQVGQGETLAFLGPNGAGKSTTIKMLTGILHPSDGRAEVLGLCPWTQRSRLAYRIGSVFGQKSQLWYHLPPADSFELMSRIYELKRNDYHARRDELVRRFELEPYLHTPVRKLSLGERMRCEIAAAVLHRPQILFLDEPTIGLDVVVKAKIRELILEMNREEGTTVFLTSHDPGDIEHLCRRAVVINYGEVIFDDTVDSMKRDLLTGKTISLQLLEPGELLRFRGVEVLEQTGTSLKLAVDTAAVSTQEVLTHLVGAYRVSDITVEDPPMEAVITHIYERERGGSHAG
- a CDS encoding TIM barrel protein; its protein translation is MQYSLCIGAYPGQDALYHLRKIKEHGFGGLELYAWWQLGDLSAFAREQEKIGAGIIATCTKEFNLVDPAKREDYLAGLRETIEACRVLGTRSIITQTGAVREGVPREEQRDAMVETLKRCAQLLEGTDLVLEVEPLNGLVDHPGHFLQASGESAEVIDRVGSDRVKLVFDVYHQQITEGNVIRNAVQYAPQINHYHIADNPGRKQPGTGELNYINILRAIRDTGFNGYVGLECGYTTDTDEALLRFKEEIASKV
- a CDS encoding serpin family protein, whose protein sequence is MTRQRIQGRKGTLAVLLAAAVLMAACGSKPPAVQETPLPKEAPAAFDSSEAKRTFTPADLDKRVVSAQNAFGLRLHGQLAAEHPAQNLFVSPYSAAAALSMVYHGAEGTTRQEIGRVLQAVGLNLEEWNRGSRVLKDLLEHSGAGNRLNIANSIWLRKDFEIREDFVKRNREEYGAEVSELDFTKDSAADLINEWVRKRTEEKIQGIVKAPIPEDLIMYLINAVYFHGTWSLPFLKEDTVPAPFYASPDARTEVKMMKRSGRFAYQQKDGYQAIRLPYRGEKISMLVVLPDEGWSLAKLQEQLGKDEAFWTRQMPYTEGTIELPRFKLEASYDLIPALKELGMREAFVDGAAKFSGISEEPVKISEVAHKSYLQVDEEGTEAAAVTSIGITKSTSVSAVHPFHMTVNRPFLLAIQSSETGSLLFLGSIYKPEE
- a CDS encoding serpin family protein, coding for MRFVNKKTYTYPRGLLVLMSAALLLAGCGSGQERRAEAAVEKRTYELKELDPRIVTAHNRFGLELHRRLAAERPGENLFLSPYSVASALSLIYHGAEGATLSEMSRVLQTQGMPMEEWNRGSRILRDLLQHSGEAVHLNAANSVWTRKGISLRESFLNRSREDYGAEVRELDFSHRKAAKTMNNWVKNSTGGRIQAVVEDPIPGSTLMYLINAVYFKGRWADPFEKSATGTKEFYPTADGPAVSVQMMRGQGQYPYLQEMGYQAVRLSYEGGPFHMLLVLPDEGLSLAQVQEKLGADTEFWRRDMPRRQGTVELPRFKLEGDYTLNEALKGLGMETAFDPEKAEFTGISGSEKVLYLSGARHKTYIRVDEEGTEAAAVTALNMAGSAPPEDGPFHMTVNRPFLLAIQSSETGSLLFLGSIYKPEE